The sequence AGGAGAGGCTCTCAGGAGACCACAGCCGGCCCTTCTCAGGGCTGAGGGTGACAGGAGCACCCCTTGGTGCTTTGGAACAACACCCAGTGGCCACATCACAGCCCCTCAGACCCCCATTCAATGACTGCCCCCCAATGGTCCCCAGTGCAGAGCATGGGATCCCCAGCACCCATCGCGATACGGTGGTGGCAGCAGTCAGAGCTCATTTCATGCTCGTTCACCAGCACTAACGGTGACAGATGTTTAGCAAAATGAAAGCCCATTAATCTGGATGTCGGATAATCCATTTTACAATAGTAGGGCCTTCCAGGCAGGGCTCGGCAATTCCCACTGTCCCTGTCTGGGattcccctccctgcctctcccttcctccaggtCCTCCAGGCCTCAGCCGCCCCTCTGAACCACCTCAGCCAAGGTGGGACCAAAGGAGACCCAGGCTAGGCCTCCTGGGTCTGGGCACAAAGGAAGCAGGAAATGCTCTTCCCCAAATCTGCTTTCTGGGCCTGGGTCCTGCCCTGGTACGTGGCTGatgtgtcacctcctccaggaagcctctccTGACCCCCAACTCTATGGGCCCCCATGACACCGTTCATTTCTTCTACCCAGACCGGCAGTGTGGACACAGGTCTGGAGTTGTTTCCTGAAGGCATAGGGGCCCTGGCCTCATCTGGCAGTACCCCCCGTGTAAGGACCAGGTTTTCCAGTTCTTATATTCCTCCCTGTCCCTTGCACACCCCTCTATAAATGCCTCATGACACTGGATGGGATGACCTTCATTTCCAGCCACCCTGTCCTGGGTTTCCCACCTTTGGGAGAGGGACTGGAGAAGCTGTAGGGCCTAAAAGGAGAATCCTGCCcttctgtgggcctcagtttttccCTCAGTGTAATGGGATGAAAGCAGCTACCTCACCTAAACCATGAGGGTACCCCAAGCACAGACTGTGAAGCCATGTGGAACTTGCTTTTAGTGACTGCAGGCACTGAGGTGAAACTGAGGAGAAGAGACATGGGGGACACGGAGGCATGACCGGACAGCCATGATGTGCCCAAGCCAAGGCGCTGACACTCCTCAAAGTGCAGCCTCCAGGCTGGTGTGGCCCAGGTCAGGCAGAGCTCCGAGGGGAAGGAGGCCGAGCGCGGCCACTGGTTCAGGAAAATGTCACAGGCCCAGGGGAAATGAAAGCCTGTCCCCCGGTGAGCACGTGCCCCTCCAGACACAGACAGGCCTCCATCCTCAGACACCACTTAACTCTCACCCGTGGGCACGGAGCTCTCCTGGAGGGAAAGGTCATGACCAGCCAGCGGGGGCATGCTGGACACCTCTCCCGCCCGAGATGGGGCTGGTGGCCAGAGTGAGAGGGCAGGAACAGGCTCCAGAGCATTAAAACAGATGCTTGGGAATATCATAGAGTCTTGGGCTAATGGAGAAGAGGCTTGTCATCTGGGTCTTCACCATGGGACTGGGAGTTCCCTGGGGACAAGGtgtgtctccctctccctcattACATCAGagttccctgagggcagggctggcTCTCCTCTCACACTAGGGGTTCTTGGGAATAGGGGTTGTGTTCcaggtgagacccccatcttagACCCTTTGCTCCTTGTTGATGGGTGGAGTGCAATTGGGCCCACATGGAGTTGGTGGGACCAGGGATAGAGGCCCTCCTCTGGGCAGAGGAACACTTGCAGGGGACACAGTTCTATGTTGAGGGTCAGTGTCCTGGGTTCCAGATTCTACTCTGCCCCAGCCCACCGTGGGATGTTAACAAGTTTCCTCCCCTCTTTGGGCACCAGACGCCCCTTCATGAACACAGGCAGGGCCAGCGCTGAGTGCACAACCTGTGCACTCACCCAGGGGCCTGTGCCTAGCTCTCGGTTGAAGGTCCTGCTGCCACCATATTGAATTGTGGATAATTTCTGAACAGTGCGCTCTGCGTTTCCATTTTGTGCTGGGCGCTGAAAATGATATAGTCAACTCTGAACACATGGGCACAGTCATTGGTGttctgttctattttgtttttcagcctAGGAGCCTTTCTGCAAACAAAATTCAAGGGAAATAAACAGATCAGAACCCTCCCTCCCAGCATGGGCCCTGGGGGCTCCTGTAGCCATCCCCAGCTGGGAGGTAGGCCCTGTACACAGCAGAAGCGGGGGCCCTGTACACCGCCAGTTCCGATCCTTGCCCCAGGGTGTGGAATTTGAGCCCCACCATGGGAACCTGCCTCTGGCTCAGACATTGTTTCTGGAGCCCTATTCTGTGAAGGCACACATGGCCACCAGGAGGTGGTAGCAGGTTAACCCTTATCAGAGAAACAGTGGTCTAGACCCCAGCAGGCACTCCTGAGGGGCTGAACCCAGGCACCAAGAAGGTCTTAaagggaggcagagtgagaggcGGCCTTTGGGCTATGatctcccctcctctctcaccCACCCGCCTCTTAGCCCGCTGGTGCCTGAACTCCCACCATCCCTGCTCCCCTGTGTGGATGGGCCCCCGCTGCACTCTGTCCTCCGTGAGGAATCCTGCATTCAACCTCACTAGTCATGTGCTCCCCACAGTGAAGGAGCTTGTCTGAGCTGAGTTGGATGCAGGAGGGCAGAGGACACCTGGGGTAAGGAAAGGGCGCAGGAAGGAGCAGCTGTAGATGTGGATGATGAATTTCCTGCTTTCGTGCTAGGCCTGGGGGTACAGGGTTTGAGGGGCCCCGGTGGGGGCACCAAGGAGCTCTGCCTGCCTTGTGCTTCTGCAGGCTGACCCTGATAGGAACCAAGATCCTCCGAATCTGTAAAAACCAGACAAATAAACTTCCCCACACTCTGATTGCCTCTGCAGCCACATCCCGCCCAAGCATGACTGAGCAGTAACCCCACGTAGTGGAGAAAGCCCGCTCAGTGTAATGCCAAATGGCTGCGGTGTTAAGCCCTGGAAATCCGGGCTAAGGCTGGGAAATCCAGCCGCCTGCTCACCAGAGCGGCACAGACAGCTTCACTCTGTGCCAGCACCTGAACCCTCGGGGAGTGTGCAAGTGcgtgtgtgcatacatgcatgcctgctcacacacacacatcaatatACACGTACATACCTGCATTGACACATACACCTGACTTCACAGCTGCACACTTACATCTGACTCAGCtgggctcacacacacacacatacaccttcaCACATGGGCACATATACATAGACACAAATGTACTTACACACATCCACCTGCACACACTCACTAACATTTGCACTCACACATCTGCACACTGTGTGCACACTCCTGGGCACATATACTCAACCTACACATCCATACACACACCAGCAGCTACATACCCCTCAgcacacccatcaacccatcccCACTCAATCTGCATGCACATGGGCACACACCcgtgcacacaccacacatgcaccaCTGAGCATGTACATGCACAAAAAGGCACACACAcgtctatacacacacacttctgcAGGCACACCACAACTCCTGACAACAGCCACACCCCACTTGATctacatgcaaacacacacacttagCAGCCAGACCTGCAGCTTGCACTGGGACATCTTGCAACTCGGCATGACATGGCCCAGACACAGCCCCGGGTTGCCTGAGTCTCTAAGAAGCCTGGTAGCCTGAACTGCAGGAACTTCAGAGCACATCTCCTCTGCCCCCTCCCATTCAGAGGCCCAGAGTGGGAGAGGTATATGTCCGATGTCCTGGGACATCAGGGAGAGAGCACCCAGTGTGAGGCCAGCCTGTCATATGACCTGGGACAAGTCCCTGTCCCTCTCTGGGCCTATGAACTGATCATCTCAGGGACTCCCTTCATCATCACGGCTGGCTGGGGGAGCCTCCTAAAAAGGCAGGAATCAGAGGCTGGTAGGTCACCTAGAGAGATTGCAAAGGGTAGGAAGGCTGAGTTGGGGGGCTGGGCTGCAACATCTGGAGACCAGAGGGCCTGATATCCTGGGATGACAGGGACCCCACTGGGGAGTGGGCTGCTGGAAGGCAGCCAGGGGAATTATGGCAAGGTGGAGGGAGGGGCTTAACCGTCACGTGTGGGCCTCCCAGCCAGGTACCTTCACTCCCTGAGGAGGTGTGGGAAGGGGCCTCCTGGTATTGTTGAGGGTAATTTCTCAAGCTGCCAGCCTCCTGGGGTATGGGATGGCCTCCCTGCTGGCTCCACAGGCCCATGAGCACTGAGAGGCGTGAGGGCCTCTGCCTGCATGTGCACTCAGCAGGAGGGCCTCCCACAGCAGGCCTGGTGGAGGCCAGAGACCCAGCTCACAGCACGGGTTGGGCGCCGTGGCTGCATGGCGGCTGCTTGGCTCAGACATGCAAGGTGGGATCCCCCTGCTGAAGCAGGCTCAGTGTCAGATCTCAGATCTTAGGGCACTCACTGCCAGCCCCAAGGTCTACCTCTTAGGGCCCCCCACAGGACCCCTATTGGAAGATGACCCTTGAGGAGCTGTTGGAAAAGAGGTAGGCACCTACCAAGGAGTCCCAGGGTGTGAGGTATCCCAGAGCTGCAGGGGGGAAGGGTGTGCTCAGGATGAGGGGGGTGCTCCTAAGTTAGACAAAGTGGGGTCAAGTCCAGCTGTGCCACCAAGGCAAGTCACTCCCCCTCTCTGTGCCCCTCTGTCCTCATCTGTAAGCAGGAGATGATGAGACCTCACCAGCTGCCATGGGGCCTAACAGCCGTTAGGTAAAGAGTCTCCACATGACAAGCACCCCATCCCATGGCAGCTTTGGCTGCTGCCTCACTGAAAACTAGGCATCCCTGGGAGTTCAGACTGGTGCTCacagctcccctcccctcccctcctttcccttccctcccctcccctcccctctcctctcctttcctttccttagatgaagtctcactctgtcacccaggctggagtgcagtgtcgcaatctcagctcactgcaacctctgtctcccaagttcaagcatttctcctgcctcagcctcctgaatagcctggactacaagcataagccaccttgcctggctacttttttgtatttttactagagacagggtttcaccatgttggtcaggctggtctcgaactcctgacctcaggtgatccacccgcctcagcctcccaaagtactgggattacaggcatgagccaccatgcccagccatgggCTCACAGCTTTAGATGCCAGCCTCAAGCTGACGACTCCTCAGATATGTCTCCAGCCCAGAACTTgcccctgaactccagactcCTATATTCAACCACTGACTTGGCAGCTGCATTTGGATGTCTAATGAACATCCCAAACTTAGCATGTCCAAAGGACCCCTTCTCCTGCCCCCTCACAGGCTCCTCTCATTGTCTTCTCTTCCTTAGCATGGGAAACTCCTTCCTTCCTGATTGCTCAGGCCTCAAAGCATGGTGTTCTCCTTGACTCTCTCCTGGTCTCCCACTCAATGCCATCCATTGGAAACCTGGCCAGCCAGTCTCCAGACAGGCCCAGactcccccactccccactgcATCTGCTGGGGACACCCTCACCTGCAAAGCATGACAGTGACCTTCTCACAGCTGCTCCTGGCAGCCAGGGGGTCCTTTTCAACCTACATCAGACAGCACCCTCACCTGCTCAGAAGCCTGCAGCAGCCTCTCTTCTCACTCGTGGTAAAAGCCAATGTTATCGCCACCATCTGGCCTGTCACCTCTCTGATCTCGTTCCCCATTCCTCTGGCTTCCTCAGCGCCACACTCCTTACACTGTATTAACTGTTTGTGCACCCATTGTGTCATGTGATTGTGACAATACCTGGAAGGACTGCAGGGAAAGGGACATGGCCCCaatttactgatgaagaaactgaggctaggGAGGCCAACTGACTTGCCCAGATCCCACACTTATACATGGAGATCAGACCAAGACCTGGGGTCCTTGGTTCACCTTGACGCCCCTGCCTTCAGTGACTCCCAGTCCTTCAAGATAAAACCCCGAGTCACTCAGCCAGCACCAGGACTAGGATGGGAGCCAAGCATACAGGTCTCTTGGGGTGTGCCCAGGTCCTCAGAACAGGCCAACAGGAGACAGAGGTAGCCACTCTGCAACTCCAGCCAAGGGAAGGAAAGGCCCTCTGCCAGCCCCTAGTCTTTGGGCTCCCAGGGCAGcttggggctggggagaggggaagggtcCCATGGGGATCCTGTGAGGGCTagatggaggagggagaagagaggagtgAACCAAAAGGAAGACAGGGTTGAGTAGCGAGAGAGGTAAGAGAAAGGAGTctagaaaagaatgaagagtgAAGGAGGGTACGGCATCCCAGGCTGatagagagaggaggggaaggggtgaTGGCATCCCAGGTTAAtacagagaggaggggaaggggtgaGAGAATagggggaggaaagaagggaaggagatggGGTAGGGGCAGCAGGgatggagagacagggagagagaggaggaggggagaaggagaacAGGGGGAGGATGGAAAGAGGGAGTGAAGTGGGGCTGAAGgagacagaagaagagaaaaaaggagatacgagacagagagaaagagggagagagaagagggagaggggcacgaacagagaaagaggagagaaaacccAGAACCCAGAGAGAAAACTTGCAACTGGGAGAGAAGTCAGAATGAGGCGTGAAAGAAGGCATTTCTGGAGCAGGGGAGAGGCCAGCCAGCCTCAGGAGGCTGTCCCCTGCTCACTGCCCTCACCCACCCACTGTCCACCCCCGGCCCCCACCACTCACCTTGTCGGCCGACTGCGAGGTGCCAAAGAAGATGGGGATGAAAGCCAGCCAGACGATGCAGGTGGTGTACATGGTGAAGCCAATGGGCTTGGCCTCATTGAAGGTCTCGGGCACGCCGCGTGTCTTGATGGCATACACGGTGCATGTGACCATGAGCAGCATGCTGTAGCCCAGAAGGCAGATGAGCGACAGGTCTGAGATGTCGCACTTGAGCACACCCCTGGCGAAGCGGGGGTCCAGCGTCCGCTGGTCCTGGAAGTCCACCACCGAGTGGGAGGGGTCCACCACAAACCACACACAGATGCCCAGCAGCTGCAGCGAGATGAGGCTGAAGGTGATGGCCAGCTGCGAGGCGGGGCTGATGAAGCGTGGGGCACTGACTGAGCGCTTGCCCTGCTCGAAGATGCGGTAGATGCGGTTGGTCTTGGTGAGCAGGGCCGCGTAGCTGATGCTCATCCCTAGTCCCAGGAAGATTCGGCGCAGCGAGCAGGTGCCGAGGTCGGGCTCGGCAATCATGAGGAAGGTGGTGGCGTAGCACAGGAAGATGCCCGCCAGCAGCACGTAGCTCAGTTCACGGCCCGAGGCCTTGACGATGGGCGTGTCATTGTAGCGTACAAAGGTGATCACCACAAACAACGTGGCAGCGATGCCCACCACAGCCAGGAAGAGGGGCAGCACTGCCCAGGGTGAGTCCCACTCAAGCTTGATGATGGGGATGGGCCGGCAGCCCGTGCGGTTCTCCGTGGGCCGCATGTCGTAGGGACACGTCTTACAGGTGTAGCGGTCCACCTGGTACTGGTACCCTGTGCAAGGCTCGCAGTGCCAGCAGCAAGGCATGCCCTTCACTGTCTTCTTCCGCTCACCTGGCTGGCAGGGCAGGCTGCAGATGGAGCGGGGCAGCTGCTGCCCACTCCCCGGCCAGTGCATCCGCTCTATCTGGCAATGACAGTACCGTAGAGCAGGCCTCAGAACACGCCACCCTGCGCCTGGGACCATCCTACTGGGTGGTGGCACCTTGTAGCCCCACACTCAAATCACCCAGCTAGTTGGCTAAAAGTTCAGCTGCCCGGACCCCACAGGGACATACTGAATCTAACAGCTGGAGTTAAGTAAGGTCTCTGGCATAAACTCAGACATAATTGACCTACAGGGAATCCTGATTGAACCTGAAACTCTCAAGAttcatatgaagaaactgagcccaGAAAGCAGTAGTGACAACCTAGAGTCACAGGAAACAACAGTGGCAGAGCAGAGAGAACTCAGGAGTCCTGACTCTTAGCCCCTAAGGCCTTGCTACTCAGTGGTCCCAGGGCGGCGGCAGCAGCCTCACCCAGGAGCTTGTTGGAAAGGCAAATTGCAGCGCCATCCCATACCTACTAACTCAGAATCTGCGTTGCAGCAAGACCCCCCAGCTGATTCCTGTGCACACTGGAGTGGAAGATGTGCTGCCCTATGGCCCAGCCCAAGGCACCTCTGCCAAACAGCACATGGAGTTGGATTCAGCAGGGAGCAACGAACAAAAGTTTAATCAGAGGGTGCTTAATGTGTGCTCAGGGGTTAGCATTTCTTTACATCTTGCTCTAAATTAGTGCTACGCACAGTTACATGTCCCTGAAGACACAATGGCTGTGAGCAACAGAGCCACATGAGTGTTGTCACACGCCACTGAATATGCTACAATATTCCGGAAAGCGAGAGTCCCAAAAGAGCCTCAGGCATTGGGCAAAGGGACGTGACTACACCTGGGAGCTGTATCCAAAGCAACTGTTCTAAATAAAGGATCTCTTAGGAAGAGCTCACTCTCAGAGCACAGCAAGCCTGACTAGACTGGTGCATTTGCACTGGGTGCTACCTCCTGATAAAGTGTAACCAGCTGGTAGAGGGGTTTGGGGAGGGCTTTAGAATAAAggaaaaggggccaggcacagtagctcaggcctgtaatcccagcactttgggagggcaaggcaggcggatcacgaggtcaaaagatcgagaccaacctggccaacacagtgataccccatctcttctgaaaatacaaaaattagctgggtgtgatggcatgcacctgtaatcccagctacttgggaggctgaggcaggagaattgcttgaacccgggaggtggaggtttcagtgagccgagatcacgccactgcactccagcctggcgacagagcaagattctgtctcaaaataaataaataaataaaatgttaaaaagtaaaaaaaaaaaaaaaagaataaaggaaaaggatAAGGTGGGGTGGGTAGGGATGCCTCGTGGCAAAGTAGGAAGAAAATCTCAAGGGAGAAGATTGTCCTGTGGTTCTGGGCATAACAGGATGTGGATTACCTCAGAAGCCAAAGGGCACAGAGCAAGGACAAGTGCAACCTGTCCTGCAGGAATGTCGAGGTGGGACGGTCCCTGTGCACTGCAGCTGCACAACTGCAGGGGAAAGACCCTTCCCCAGAGGACACAGGGCGATGATGAGTGTTCCGGAAAACTCTGTGGTTCCAATGGAAACAGCAGTGACTGAGGTCAAGTCCTGGGATCACAGTTCTGTTGCTATCTGGCTGTGTGTCCTTGAGCAAATGGcttctcctctctgagcctttgttttctcatctgatcCAATGAAAGCAGATATGAAGCTACTTTGCCCTTTGTTACTTGGAGTGACCTCCATTTAGAAGTCATAATGGATacactttttaatatttcacgagaatgtcagctccatgagggcaggggcatTGTGTTAATTTCCCTGCTGTGTCTCCAGCCCTCAGCATAGGCTGACACATAGTAGAGGCC comes from Theropithecus gelada isolate Dixy chromosome 4, Tgel_1.0, whole genome shotgun sequence and encodes:
- the GRM4 gene encoding metabotropic glutamate receptor 4 isoform X5; translation: MGSDSWGSKIAPVLHLEEVAEGAVTILPKRMSVRGFDRYFSSRTLDNNRRNIWFAEFWEDNFHCKLSRHALKKGSHVKKCTNRERIGQDSAYEQEGKVQFVIDAVYAMGHALHAMHRDLCPGRVGLCPRMDPVDGTQLLKYIRNVNFSGIAGNPVTFNENGDAPGRYDIYQYQLRNDSAEYKVIGSWTDHLHLRIERMHWPGSGQQLPRSICSLPCQPGERKKTVKGMPCCWHCEPCTGYQYQVDRYTCKTCPYDMRPTENRTGCRPIPIIKLEWDSPWAVLPLFLAVVGIAATLFVVITFVRYNDTPIVKASGRELSYVLLAGIFLCYATTFLMIAEPDLGTCSLRRIFLGLGMSISYAALLTKTNRIYRIFEQGKRSVSAPRFISPASQLAITFSLISLQLLGICVWFVVDPSHSVVDFQDQRTLDPRFARGVLKCDISDLSLICLLGYSMLLMVTCTVYAIKTRGVPETFNEAKPIGFTMYTTCIVWLAFIPIFFGTSQSADKLYIQTTTLTVSVSLSASVSLGMLYMPKVYIILFHPEQNVPKRKRSLKAVVTAATMSNKFTQKGNFRPNGEAKSELCENLEAPALATKQTYVTYTNHAI